The following are encoded together in the Zygosaccharomyces rouxii strain CBS732 chromosome C complete sequence genome:
- the ANT1 gene encoding Ant1p (similar to uniprot|Q06497 Saccharomyces cerevisiae YPR128C ANT1 Peroxisomal adenine nucleotide transporter involved in beta-oxidation of medium-chain fatty acid required for peroxisome proliferation), translated as MATLESAITGAVASSLANIAVYPLDLAKTLVQTQLKEEHTKKSSGSVTDKPQNDSNNKKEKGVFMEKSELKYKDSIDCIVKVFKERGISGLYRGMPTSILANFIQSFCYFFWYTFVRRYYFRVKSSRAKKLGQTGRTSFSTLEELALGVVAGATSQLFTNPISIVSTRQQTAEGTNESASLTSVIKQIYKEHQGDITGFWKGLKVSLVLCINPSITFASYQKLKTFLFSTEELIGGKNDELGALQNFILGVLSKMISTLFTQPLIVAKASLQRTGSKFRSFQQVICYLYQHEGLLALWKGIRPQLAKGIIVQGLLFMFKGELTKILHRAIFLQSNVFLRKRSIAI; from the coding sequence ATGGCGACATTAGAATCCGCTATTACGGGTGCAGTGGCATCATCTCTGGCTAATATTGCTGTTTATCCCTTAGATTTGGCAAAGACACTGGTTCAAACTCAGTTGAAAGAGGAGCATACCAAAAAGAGTTCAGGTAGTGTTACTGACAAACCACAGAATGATTCTAACAAcaaaaaagagaaaggtgTTTTTATGGAAAAATCCGAATTGAAATACAAAGATTCTATTGATTGTATTGTAAAGGTTTTTAAGGAACGAGGAATTTCTGGACTTTACAGGGGTATGCCAACGTCAATCCTGGCTAATTTCATACAATCCTTTTGTTATTTCTTTTGGTATACTTTTGTTAGAAGATATTATTTTAGAGTTAAATCTTCGAGAgctaaaaaattgggaCAAACTGGTAGGACTAGTTTTAGTACGcttgaagaattggcatTAGGTGTTGTTGCAGGTGCTACTTCACAACTCTTTACCAATCCAATTTCCATTGTATCCACAAGGCAACAGACTGCAGAAGGTACAAATGAATCTGCATCCCTAACATCGGTTATAAAACAGATTTACAAGGAACACCAAGGTGATATTACAGGTTTTTGGAAGGGTCTCAAAGTATCACTAGTTCTTTGTATCAATCCATCTATTACTTTCGCATCgtatcaaaaattgaagacaTTTTTGTTTAGTACAGAGGAATTGATTGGCggtaaaaatgatgaattgggTGCATTACAAAATTTTATACTAGGGGTTTTATCCAAAATGATTTCAACCCTGTTCACCCAACCATTGATTGTTGCAAAAGCATCATTACAAAGAACGGGTTCCAAATTCCGTTCTTTCCAACAAGTTATTTGCTACTTGTATCAACATGAAGGATTATTAGCCTTATGGAAGGGCATCAGGCCTCAATTGGCAAAAGGTATAATAGTACAAGGTCTACTCTTTATGTTCAAAGGTGAACTAACCAAGATTTTGCACAGGGCTATTTTCTTACAGTCAAATGTTTTCTTGCGCAAGCGTTCAATAGCAATATAG
- the SPO13 gene encoding Spo13p (conserved hypothetical protein), protein MQRKRFKLVKANDSVKPLHQRSTNVKTPSAETRVKQPPKRSIDQSSHRTKKRKKESHPVTDDIGETVFENDHVQLKFSEPSPRAVSPPRRLDKIVEEGYSLQLDDFDQPPESTSTPVNGSRDSRGRSPLTYNGFTDDFPLHSKYLEQQQQQQQQHMFSYMPFGFIPQYQFPSTFPMGYNNGILPAQTIGPSMGAQFPIPMGFPMNYPLPQPTMMDPYMRNYVYGSGSQNSSYKSSGGDATYRGSE, encoded by the coding sequence ATGCAGAGAAAAAGGTTTAAGCTGGTTAAGGCTAACGATTCCGTTAAACCGTTGCATCAAAGATCTACTAATGTTAAAACACCCTCGGCTGAGACTAGGGTTAAACAGCCGCcaaagagatcaattgatcaaagttCACATCgaacaaagaaaagaaaaaaggaaTCCCATCCTGTAACAGATGACATTGGAGAAACCGTGTTTGAAAACGATCATGTCCAGTTAAAATTCAGTGAACCGTCCCCTAGAGCCGTATCGCCACCTAGGCGGCTAGACAAGATTGTAGAAGAAGGttattctttacaattaGATGATTTCGATCAGCCGCCGGAATCTACCTCTACCCCAGTAAACGGTAGTAGAGACTCTAGAGGACGGTCTCCCTTAACTTACAACGGTTTCACAGACGACTTTCCTCTACACAGCAAGTATTTagagcagcagcagcagcagcagcagcaacatATGTTTTCCTATATGCCCTTTGGATTTATACCACAATACCAGTTCCCATCAACATTCCCCATGGGCTATAATAACGGTATTTTGCCTGCACAAACAATTGGACCATCGATGGGTGCTCAATTTCCAATACCCATGGGATTCCCCATGAACTACCCACTCCCACAACCAACTATGATGGATCCATATATGAGGAATTATGTGTATGGCTCAGGAAGTCAAAACTCAAGCTATAAATCTAGTGGTGGAGATGCAACTTATCGTGGAAGTGAATAA